Genomic window (Achromobacter sp. B7):
CAGTAATACAACGGCGGCTTGTGAAAATATGGCATGCCGTCCAGCAGCGGCACCATGGGAGACTGGCTGCGCAGCATCTCCCAGGCGACGCCGGCGTAGCGCCCTTCGTCGGGCAAGGTCAGCCAGCGCGCCCATGCCAACGCGGCCAGCCAGACGGCCAGGCCCAGCAGCACTTGCCAGCCGGGAATGGACGCTTGCGTCGCCACGCGCGGAACAGACCGGGCGGCGGGGGTCAGCACGGCGCTCATGCCGCGTGATCCTGCGCCGACGGGTGCGCGGCAAGGGGAAAGGCGCGGGGAAAGGCGCTGGGAAAGTCGCCCGCCAGGCGGGGCGAACCAGACTCAAAAGACATGAAAGTCCTGGGTAAGAAACGTTCGGAAAGGCTCAACATGGCACCTATTATGAAAAGGGTAGCGTCGAGTTCTCATGAAATTTCTTAAACCGATCTGAAATATTACGCCGCCCTGCCTGCCTTGGCTGCCCTATTTCGATGCCGACAAGCGGTCCAGCCGCAAGCGTCCCCGTTCGTCCGTCAGCCTGCGCATGGCGCCGTAAGCTGCCCCCATGGCCGCCATGCCGCTGGCGCCGCACAGCAGGAACATCAGCAGGATCTGGTATTTGGCGGCGTCGATGGGGTCCATGCCCGCGATGATCTGCCCGGTCATGATGCCGGGCAAGGTGATGATGCCGGCCGCCGACATCTGATTGACGCTGGGCACAATGCCGCGCCGGACCGATTCGCGCAGCAACGTCGAAAACGCCTGATGCGGGGTGGCGCCCAAAGCCAACCGCGCCTCGATGGCGAGCTTTTCGCGGCGCACGCCGGAAAGAACGCCGTCCAGCGCCAGGCTGGCGGCGTTAAGCACGCTGCCCAGCACAATGCCCACCAGCGCGATGGCGTAGCGCGGGTCGAACCAGGGTTCTGGCCGCAACGCCGTGCTCAGGATGAACATGGCCGTGATCAAGGTGGTGGCCGCCACCGCCAGCGTGCCGACCCAACCATTGCCATGCCCGGCCAGCCGCGCCTTGGGGCGGGCGGCCACCTCGCGCGCGGCCAGCGCCATCATCACCGCCACCACCAGCGCCGTCAGCATCGGCGTGGCATGCGCGAACACCACGCGCAGGATATGGCCGACCAGCAACAGCTGCACCACGGTACGGACCGCCGCCCACAAGACCTGACGTTGCAGGTTCAGCCGCAGGGCGAACGAAATTGCCGCGCACAGCAGCACCAGCAGCGAGGCAATGACCAGGTCCAGCGCTTGCAGTTTGATCACGTCCATAGCGGCTCCAGCTGGCCGTTGGTCATGCGCCACGTCCGGCGCGCCAGCCGCCGGGCCTGCTCGGCATTGTGCGTCACCATCAGCATGGCGCCGCCACTGTCCAGGAACTGTTGCAGCGCGGCTTCCACGGTGACGGTGGCGGCCTGGTCCAGCGCCGCCGTGGGTTCATCCAGCAGCAGCACGCGCGGCTGTAGGGCCAACGCGCGCACCAGCGCCAGGCGCTGCCTTTCGCCAGTGGAGAGTTCGTGGACCAGGGCGTCCAGCTTTTCGGGCGCCAGGCCCAGCGGCTGCATCAGGCGTTGCGCCTGCGCGCGGTCGGTGAAATGCGGCGCGACGTGATCGTCCCACCACCCTGCCTCGGCCTGGCAATAGACGACCTGACGCCGCCATTCATGGCCGCGCATTGCCGAACGCGGCCTGCCGAGCAGTTCGACCTCGCCATGGCCGGGGTCCAGGTCCGCGACCTGGCGCAACAGCAGCGACTTGCCTGAA
Coding sequences:
- the fetB gene encoding iron export ABC transporter permease subunit FetB, which encodes MDVIKLQALDLVIASLLVLLCAAISFALRLNLQRQVLWAAVRTVVQLLLVGHILRVVFAHATPMLTALVVAVMMALAAREVAARPKARLAGHGNGWVGTLAVAATTLITAMFILSTALRPEPWFDPRYAIALVGIVLGSVLNAASLALDGVLSGVRREKLAIEARLALGATPHQAFSTLLRESVRRGIVPSVNQMSAAGIITLPGIMTGQIIAGMDPIDAAKYQILLMFLLCGASGMAAMGAAYGAMRRLTDERGRLRLDRLSASK
- a CDS encoding ATP-binding cassette domain-containing protein, coding for MRSDIMPMLRLRGVYSQRLAPVSLDLAGGECGAIVGPSGSGKSLLLRQVADLDPGHGEVELLGRPRSAMRGHEWRRQVVYCQAEAGWWDDHVAPHFTDRAQAQRLMQPLGLAPEKLDALVHELSTGERQRLALVRALALQPRVLLLDEPTAALDQAATVTVEAALQQFLDSGGAMLMVTHNAEQARRLARRTWRMTNGQLEPLWT